The following coding sequences lie in one Deinococcus cellulosilyticus NBRC 106333 = KACC 11606 genomic window:
- a CDS encoding transposase: MSKPPKKGASKGFDAGKKVKGRKRFLLCDTLGNILHVMVCAASTQEREGGKVLLEAAKEKCPRLETIFVDNGYNGEKFEDWVLQKTSWKVEVVKHASSFSRYAVIVGSEITAEAYQAAIAKWKTGKKGFVVLKKRWVVERTNAWVVRHRRLRVDYEYLPETTEAWIYLVNIRLLIRRLAKHYLENGSGAPLYC; encoded by the coding sequence GTGTCAAAACCACCCAAAAAGGGGGCTAGCAAGGGCTTTGATGCAGGTAAGAAAGTCAAGGGACGCAAGCGTTTCTTGTTGTGTGACACGCTAGGAAACATCCTCCATGTAATGGTCTGTGCTGCCAGTACCCAGGAACGAGAGGGTGGAAAAGTCCTGCTCGAAGCCGCCAAAGAGAAGTGTCCTCGCCTAGAGACGATCTTCGTAGACAACGGCTACAACGGAGAAAAATTTGAAGACTGGGTCCTGCAAAAGACTTCCTGGAAGGTCGAAGTGGTCAAGCATGCATCTTCGTTCAGCCGCTATGCGGTCATTGTAGGTAGCGAAATTACGGCTGAAGCCTACCAGGCAGCCATTGCCAAATGGAAGACGGGCAAGAAAGGCTTTGTGGTGCTGAAAAAGCGCTGGGTGGTGGAACGGACCAATGCCTGGGTGGTGCGTCATCGTCGCCTGCGAGTGGACTACGAGTACCTGCCTGAAACCACAGAAGCCTGGATCTATTTGGTCAACATCCGACTGTTGATTCGTCGTCTAGCAAAGCATTATCTGGAAAATGGCAGTGGGGCCCCATTATACTGCTGA